The genomic interval aaatatatcaaatttatccattttcctgttgatggacatttttattgtttctaagtTTTTGCTCTTGCTGTAAAGAACATGTGTATGAGTCTTAGTGCAATTTGGTGGCTTTCACTCTAGGGTACTATGTCAGGCTGCCGTCTCCAGGAAATAGATTTAGAGGTTTACTTGCAGGACACTCACTGGGGAGTGCTCCTGAGAACAACACCTGTAAGAAATTGTAGGAAGCAGgattggggagagagagaaattaaactgCAATGTACCTAGGACAGAAGCCCCAATTCTGGAGCTGGACAATTCTTCACGTTGTTTCAAATTGGGGCAAAGAGGCTTGGCTTGTCCCCACATGTTGGCTATAGGCTGCTCCTGAGGAGGGTGTGTGCTTATCCGGGGCAAGGCGGCCCCCTTCACTGCAGGCAATTTCCTGAGAGGAACTCAGCTGTGAGCCCAGCAGCCACGGACCTCAGTGCCTGGGTTCTGAGGGGTGGAACCTGGGTGATGCCTCACAGCTTCCACAGGTGCATTTTAACTTTACAAGATTTTGCCGAATTTTCAAGTTGATTTTATCAACTTCTACTCTCTTCTGCAGTATATGAGAATTTGTATTGTTATTCTTCCTTTCCACATTTTCTATCTTGGTTTTCCTATGTTATTTTGGGGATAGTTTCTACAGATCTTTTCTGAGGGGCAAAAATGATCTCTTtggctgtgtctgttttttaactcatttttttcctggaaattccaggtatttcttttaaaatgtttgtcttttttttttccttaaaaagcaaaCTGTTTCTTTAGTATGATTttcatatctttatatttttaatataaaacttatTTGTCTCTTATATGATAATCAATAGCTATACTTTTTGATGTTCTGGGGCTCTAATTTCActcattattctatttattttcatgCAGGCTGTCTCTTCATGTTTGTAATTTTGTGGGAGTTCTGTACTGCCTGTGTCTGTCCTCCAGAAGGGTTTTGCGTCTGCTTCTTCCAGGCTCCTCAGGCATATTACCAGCCTGGGACCCCATTTCTTCctttaataataaaactttttaagtttCAGAAGTTTTACAGAATTATCACAAAGACAGTATCTTCTAATTCTCTTaaggttgctttcttttttagtctaAATTTTTGATTCATTTGTCTGTGGAGATGGTACCACTGTAAGTAAAGGAGAAAACTGGGGTGTCAGCTAAGGAGAGGAAAGCCCTGATGTCTTGTGGGGTAAAACTGTGCAagtcccagggacttccctggtggtccagtggttaagatgccgtgcttccactccagggggaatgggttcgatccccggttggggaactaagatcctgcatggcgtggcaaaaaacccccaaaaacctgTGCAAGTCCCACATACCACCCAAGGCCCAAGGGGACATGCCTCCTCCCAGGCCCTTCTTAGCCCCTCCCAGACGCCCTCACCCCCAAACCTGGTTTGTGCCATGGTTCCACACACCCTTCTCAGAGGGTGTGTatcctttctccccctcccaccccaaatgCTCCCTCCGGGTGGGATGGCATCTTCTCAGTTCTCCACAAACCTTGCTGACTGACGAGTGGTGAGCAGTGCAAGAGGTGAGGGGGAACGATGGGCAGCCCCACAAGCCAGAAATGACCCCGCCACCCGGGCCAGCACCCCACAGTCTCATTTGCCTGACCACGTCTCCCCCTCTGTGCACTGGAtgtggaagagagggaggggtCTCATCAGCCCCCAGGAAAAACACTGTAAGCTGAGTTAGCTTAAATCAactcttaaatatttaattcccATTTATTTAAAGTTCCATCAGTCTGTATAcactatttatattaaaaacacagGAAGCTGGGGCTCCTAgcaaaaatatacatttcaatTTTAGAGATTGTTCAGACACTGAGAAGAGCTGTATCCTCAGTACCAGAACTGGGGAGGgggatgaggatgaggatggggtgcatggcgggggagggggggaggggaggggagaatctTGCCAGTAGAGAGTGATCCTCAGGCATGGAAAGGCCCCTCCAAAAGGAAGACCAGACAGGACCCAGGAAGCCTGGGCTCTAACCCCACATGTCCCGCCACCTTTCTCAGAGACGCCAGTCAGCCCCTCACCCCTCCAGACCTGTTTCCTTCCTGGAGAAGCAGCCTGGGTAGGCTCTCTGTCCTCTGCTCAGACGGCAGCGCTCCAAGCTGTGCTTCTGCCCCTCCTCTGGGGTGAGTGCTTATCAATGGGgatgagggggaggggcggggccacgAGTGGGACTGGGCCTAGCAAGGTCCTTGGTCACCAGAGGCAGTACAGGGAGAGTTCCAGGTGACCAGCTGGGCCAAATACAAGGAAAAGGGGAGGGCAGCAGAGTTGCTGGGACAGAGGGTGTCACAAACGAGAAGGATCAGTTTATCCCCAGTACCTCCCCTGTGAGCAGGTGCTGGGCTGGGTCCACAGGACCCCGTGCCCACCAAGGGATCTGGCCTAGCCTCGGGAACAGGGGCACAGCTCTGCCCGTCCACCTGCAGGCCCCTCTGGGCACTCACCTGCctcagggaggggagggtgagaggTGTGGAACCTGCAGGTAAAgtgatttcagtgcttgtggtgtgtgggctggagggagtgtgtgtggggAGTGAGCTTCAGCTGGGCTGGAGCCACTGCCAGTGTCTCCCGGAGGCCAGAGAAAGGAGGGGCGCTTGTGAGGCCAGGCCCTGGCGCTGCCTGGGGGAGCGCGGTGCCGACACCTGTAGGCAGGAGTCGGTGGCGCTGCAGAGAGGCAGACAGAGTGGGGTGCTGATGGGGGACCCGCCCCAGGCCTGGGCTCAGAAGCAAGTCCCCGGCTCGCCATCTCCCCTACCTCCCTCCGCCTCTCTTTAAGCTCGCTCCTCGTCAGTGGGGGTGTAGGGACCCCCACCTCTATCCAGGCTGGGCGCGTGTCCCCCAGCGGCCAGCGCGGGGGCCATCAGTGACACTGGCCTGCGAGACCGGTGAAAAGAAGGGAAGGGCGGCGGCTCAGCAGGGCTGAGGTGTGCGCTGCCTGCTGGGAGCCAAGCTAAAGCCCCGGCCGGGCCGCCTGCTGGGGGAGGCATCCTCCACCAGGGACCCGGTGACCAGGGGCCGTTCTGCACTCAGCCCTGGCCCTGCTTACCTTCCCTGGGAAGCCAGGCCCAGAAAGCTTAGTGTTTCTTTGGATGGCTCGAGCCCTTTGCTGTGAAGACTGAAGACGGGAGAAGGGGACTGTTGGTGCAGAGGGCAGGCccggcccctcctgctgcggggtgcgggggtgggggtggggggtgggggtgcggggtggggggtggtggggtgggggtggggggtggtggggaagCAGAGGTGCTGTTCTGTGCTGCTGGTGAAATAACACAAACTGCCtcacaggaagaggaagagggacagACACGgagatggggaaagagaaagggagggcaagagaggaaggaagaaaaagaacaaagaaatgagagaagacagaggagCTGAGAAGGGAGGGAgccggggaagggagagggaggtgggccGACTGTGTGTGATTCCCCCTCGGCCACCAGGCCCAGTGCTCAGCGGCTGGTCGACAGAGAAGCCCTCAGTACATGTCCTTGTAGATCTCCTGGAGCAGGGGGTGCAGCGAGGTCTCGGTCTCCGTCTTCTTGATCCGCTGCATCATCTGGGCGTGCTCGGTGACCAGCTGCCGCAGGTCAGCCATCTTCTGCAGCAGTTTGGGGAAGAGGTACTGGGCGTCAGGGTGGTTGGCCTGCAGGTGGAACTCGAGGGCGCGCAGGATGGTGTCCTGGATGGCCTCCACCTGTGACACGTTCATGAGGCCTGGCCGATCTGTGGGGACAGAGGGCAGGGGTGTGGGAGGCAGCAGGCACACAGGGGGTCTCAGGAGGGCAGGGCAGCTCCCCTAACCCCACCGGTGTGGGCAACTTGGCCCTGGGAAAAGTGGGCCTCCCTGCCTGGACTCAAACCTCTTCTCTACCACAGACTAGCAATGAGGCTACGGGCaggtcactcagcctctctggacctcagtttcctcatctgcaaaatggggataacagaaGTGCCTCTGGCATAGAGTCATTATGAGGATTAAAGAGTTATAATCTAGGAAAAGGaactggaacagtgcctggcatgaagCAAGCTCTATGCCACTGTCAGCGTGAGTCTTACTATATTTATTGTGCTGGAATTTGAAAAATGCAGGTAAAACACAGAAAATTTCTCCACTATCAGAAATAACCCCCATCAACATGTTGGTAcatttcctttcagtcttttttctatcTCATCTCCATCTATACTAGATGGAGCTGGTCCTGCACACACAGTTAGTGCCTTACATGTTCCACTGCCATCATCACATGGACCCTTCCTCCTGCTGTCAGAGCTTAGGCTTGGCCCCTGCAGTGAGGGCCCAGCCCCCAGGAGGGCTGGCTGTGCAGGGCTGACCCACTGCCCCTCCCTCACTTACCTCCACACAGAATGATAGCCGCGATGAAGAGAGCCAGGTCACTGTCATCAAGTTCCAGGGCATTGAACTTGACAGCAAACTCGAACTTGGGCTCGATGATGTCACTGAAGGGCTTTCGGAGGCTGCGCAGGAACTCACGGGTGACAAAACCAGTGCCGTTGGCCACCAGAAGCCCGTCCTTATTGACGATGGAGGCCAGCATGGCAAAGATGGCCTCGTGCACACCATACTTGAGAAGGGTCACCTGGTCGTTGAGGAAGAGGTCGCTGAAGCTGGGGATGCTCTTGGCGAACTCGGTGAGCTCACGCACGGTCTCCACCGTGGTGCACTGGCAGCGGTAGAAGACGTGCACGCTGATCTCCTTGTAGGGGGGCAGACCGTTCACCAGCTGCTTCCACACCAGGCCCTTCTCTGCCTGCCACAATGTCTCGATGTCGTGGATCACAAAGGGCTGAAAACCAGGCCCCGTTAGAGGCCAGGCCTCGGGGGACCCCCGCCCATGTGTGCCCCGTACCCCTTGCCTGTACCACgaagtgaggggagggaggaggcctggTTCTCCCAGGAGTCAGGCAGGTGGCAGCAGGGCCCAGAGCCCGGGGTGCTGCCAGGCTGAGCAGTGACACTCACCGCCGTGTGGCTGGCCTTGCCGGTGAGGATGCCACGGGCCTTCTTTTTGGTCATGTTGAAGTTTTTCAGGTAGGCACTGTAGATGTGCTTGGAGAAGGCCCTCAGGTCAGCCACCTGGGGGTTGTGTTGACTCCCCTCGTTTGCCGTCAGCCCTGCCACCAGTTTCCTCTTCTCAGCCTCTGGCATCCGGCCAAAGCGGATGGCTGCATGGGGAAGGGGGACAGTCATGGAGGAGCCTGGGCAGGGGCCAGCACCTCTAAGGTACACAAGCCAAAGGCGGAGACACACTGTTTGAGCACAAGGCCCTAAGAAGCTCTAGAGCCAGCAAGTTGGAATGTTGGAGAACCCCTCCAGAATATAAGCTCCGGAGGGGCAGGGCttctgtctgtcttgttcacagaGCCCAGCAGGCTCTGTCTCCCGGGAGTGCCGGCCTCCAGCAATCTCCAGCCTCGCTCCTGGCAGCTGACACACGTGGTCACTCACTGGCTCCTGCCTGCCCTCAACAACCAAGAAAACCTGAGGGGATCCTGGGCCTTGGCAGTGGCTTTTCACACCCTGTCAGGTTATCCAAGACAGGCTCAAGGTTCCGGGAGTGGTGTTTCCAACACTACTGGAGTTAGGGTCAATTCCCAGGTCCCTTCTGGGCCAGAGAGGGTGAGGCTCAGGTGCAGACAGGTGGCAACTGCCCCCGGCCTGGGAAGCATGGCGGGTCCTGGGCAGTCTGGGAAGGCAGGCCTCAGCAAGGGCAAAGCTGACCCGCGTACTGACTGTGTGCTGGGCGCTGCTCTGAGGGCACCCCCTTTCTGTTCCTGGGCTCTCGGAAACCTGGTTTCAGGTTGGCTCACCGTTGTGCGACATGCCCAGCGCCAGGCATTTCTGGAAGCGGCAGTACTGGCACTTGTTGCGGTTCTTCTTCTGGATCTTGCAGATCCGCTCACACTTCTCGTATTCCAGCTTCATGCGGATTGTTCGACGGAAGAAGCCCTGAGGGACAGGGGACAGGTGAGGAAGAGAA from Delphinus delphis chromosome 10, mDelDel1.2, whole genome shotgun sequence carries:
- the PPARD gene encoding peroxisome proliferator-activated receptor delta; this encodes MEQPPEEAPEVREEEEKKEVARAEGAPELNGGPGHSLPSSSYTDLSRSCSPPSLLDQLQMGCDGTSCGSLNMECRVCGDKASGFHYGVHACEGCKGFFRRTIRMKLEYEKCERICKIQKKNRNKCQYCRFQKCLALGMSHNAIRFGRMPEAEKRKLVAGLTANEGSQHNPQVADLRAFSKHIYSAYLKNFNMTKKKARGILTGKASHTAPFVIHDIETLWQAEKGLVWKQLVNGLPPYKEISVHVFYRCQCTTVETVRELTEFAKSIPSFSDLFLNDQVTLLKYGVHEAIFAMLASIVNKDGLLVANGTGFVTREFLRSLRKPFSDIIEPKFEFAVKFNALELDDSDLALFIAAIILCGDRPGLMNVSQVEAIQDTILRALEFHLQANHPDAQYLFPKLLQKMADLRQLVTEHAQMMQRIKKTETETSLHPLLQEIYKDMY